Proteins encoded together in one Ferroglobus placidus DSM 10642 window:
- the albA gene encoding DNA-binding protein Alba, producing the protein MSEGTVFVGTKPIMNYVLATLTQFNEGATKVVIKARGKAISRAVDVAEIVRNRFLPNVDVTSIKIDTEELESEQGRKVNVSTIEITLEKKEE; encoded by the coding sequence ATGAGCGAGGGAACAGTATTCGTCGGGACAAAGCCGATAATGAACTATGTGCTCGCGACATTAACGCAATTCAATGAGGGGGCAACGAAGGTTGTTATCAAGGCGAGGGGAAAGGCGATAAGCAGAGCTGTTGACGTTGCAGAGATAGTCAGAAACAGGTTTTTGCCAAACGTGGACGTGACGAGCATAAAAATAGACACGGAAGAGCTCGAAAGCGAACAGGGAAGGAAAGTAAACGTCTCGACGATAGAGATCACTCTTGAGAAGAAGGAGGAGTAA
- a CDS encoding phospholipase D family protein — MVNFESYFLRNHSVKLKNIFIAIAEVPIVRLLSLLLILSLSLIGAANAQVIVSINAEYRMSDLNSGKDVFILRFKNINETTNMLLSLDLPPIRLYGDYSVRSIPSGGIDYRVVEVNNTPYLLVSVRKVLTPLEEYEVIVEREIESPFVKLDGIYRFVAMEYPDFFLASGIHVSSIKIALDFPDRIYMNYKVISLSSNSRIIYGALDTIDRIEWTFSDPKTQSVAIVEFVETPNYFFINVLGASLTALAFVGLFILNARLERKLKSHEFIASPPFSGEILTRMKEMIKRAEKEVLLTSPHIYYTDWLTAELQPLFSKGVDVKIITWPGYERRQFKSVEEVYEDKKQLFTLKRFLEMFPRGSVKLNDNIHSKVLIVDEREVLLTTANLTQTGLFENYESGIYAKNEELAKAARNYFYQVWNSEESVFLSEEMLDVKKCWEEIMKRKEARR; from the coding sequence ATGGTTAACTTCGAAAGCTATTTCCTCCGAAATCACTCAGTAAAACTGAAAAACATATTTATAGCGATAGCCGAAGTCCCTATTGTGAGGCTCCTCTCCCTCCTACTGATCTTAAGTTTAAGCTTGATCGGAGCTGCTAATGCTCAAGTGATAGTTTCGATTAACGCGGAATACAGAATGAGCGATCTGAATTCCGGTAAAGACGTTTTCATTCTCAGATTCAAGAATATCAACGAGACGACGAACATGCTTTTAAGCTTGGATCTCCCTCCAATAAGACTTTACGGAGATTATTCAGTTAGAAGCATTCCTTCCGGTGGAATAGATTACAGAGTGGTTGAGGTTAACAACACTCCATACTTGCTCGTGAGCGTAAGGAAAGTCCTAACGCCTTTGGAGGAGTACGAGGTTATTGTTGAACGGGAAATCGAAAGCCCCTTTGTGAAGCTCGACGGCATTTACAGATTCGTCGCAATGGAGTATCCCGACTTCTTCTTAGCCAGCGGAATTCATGTTTCTTCCATAAAGATCGCTCTCGACTTTCCTGACAGAATTTACATGAATTACAAAGTTATATCCCTCAGCTCCAATTCGAGGATAATCTACGGAGCTCTTGACACCATCGACAGAATAGAGTGGACTTTCAGCGATCCAAAAACTCAGTCTGTTGCGATAGTAGAATTCGTCGAAACTCCAAACTACTTCTTCATAAACGTCCTCGGAGCTTCTCTAACGGCTTTAGCCTTCGTCGGTTTGTTCATTTTAAACGCGAGGCTCGAAAGAAAGCTGAAATCTCACGAATTTATAGCTTCTCCACCTTTCAGCGGAGAAATTCTGACGAGGATGAAGGAGATGATAAAGAGGGCTGAAAAGGAAGTTCTCCTAACTTCCCCCCACATCTACTACACCGATTGGCTAACAGCGGAACTTCAACCCCTCTTCTCAAAAGGTGTGGATGTGAAAATAATCACGTGGCCGGGTTACGAAAGAAGACAGTTCAAGAGCGTTGAAGAAGTTTACGAAGATAAGAAGCAGCTTTTCACGCTGAAAAGATTTCTGGAGATGTTTCCGAGGGGAAGCGTTAAACTTAACGACAACATACACTCCAAAGTTTTAATAGTTGATGAAAGGGAGGTGCTGCTAACGACAGCCAACCTAACTCAGACCGGACTGTTCGAAAACTACGAATCTGGAATTTACGCCAAAAATGAGGAACTCGCCAAGGCTGCGAGAAACTACTTTTACCAGGTGTGGAATTCTGAAGAGTCCGTCTTTCTTTCGGAAGAGATGCTCGACGTTAAGAAGTGTTGGGAGGAGATAATGAAGAGGAAGGAGGCGAGGAGATGA
- a CDS encoding PAS domain S-box protein, translating into MPTEKALLKEVIELLRESEEKYRRIFENSNLAIILADKDGTIKEANAKAERIFGKVMGKNIRRLSERMFSAVNRSIYEDSLIEFEERILNRFLKVLVAPVEIGGRAEAIVICDDITDLVTYQRLLKALLEVERKILLERDLNEIFEFAENVLVSSIGYEKVLVGELIKEKIKFVDLTVDDYQKLGMKCVETALKTKKPVVANTEKSKACKNCMFADDKGLVTMVFPIFGGDKNYLLFIFSKREPTSEEVDLLLTTSESISFKIKALKMEEEKEEALKAVLESIKIYSELVDQIRNYITVIKGLVEYKEDFLRKFGEKFYEIIAERADMIDELLKEIDKDWVELEKLIEKITPPSSQE; encoded by the coding sequence ATGCCTACGGAAAAAGCACTCTTAAAAGAAGTTATAGAGCTGCTTAGAGAGAGCGAGGAGAAGTACAGGAGGATTTTTGAGAATTCGAACCTCGCAATAATCCTGGCTGATAAGGACGGAACAATAAAAGAAGCGAACGCAAAAGCGGAAAGAATTTTCGGAAAGGTAATGGGCAAGAACATTAGAAGGCTGAGCGAGAGAATGTTTTCTGCTGTAAATAGAAGCATATACGAAGACAGCTTGATAGAGTTTGAAGAGAGAATTCTGAACAGGTTTCTCAAAGTCCTCGTAGCGCCTGTGGAGATAGGTGGAAGAGCAGAGGCTATCGTGATATGCGACGACATAACCGATCTCGTAACTTACCAGCGACTCTTAAAAGCGCTTCTCGAAGTTGAAAGGAAAATTCTCTTGGAAAGAGATTTGAACGAGATTTTCGAGTTTGCTGAAAACGTTCTCGTTAGTAGCATAGGCTACGAGAAAGTTCTCGTCGGAGAGCTAATTAAAGAGAAAATAAAATTCGTAGATTTAACGGTTGATGATTACCAAAAGCTGGGAATGAAGTGCGTGGAAACTGCTTTGAAAACGAAAAAACCGGTTGTTGCCAATACGGAGAAGAGCAAAGCTTGTAAAAATTGCATGTTCGCGGATGATAAGGGTCTCGTGACAATGGTTTTTCCAATTTTTGGAGGCGATAAAAACTATTTACTCTTCATATTTTCGAAAAGAGAGCCAACGAGCGAGGAAGTCGATCTTCTGCTTACGACGAGCGAAAGCATATCCTTTAAAATAAAAGCTCTGAAAATGGAAGAAGAAAAAGAAGAAGCTCTAAAAGCAGTTCTTGAAAGCATAAAAATTTACAGCGAACTGGTAGATCAAATAAGAAATTACATCACGGTAATAAAAGGTCTCGTAGAGTACAAGGAAGACTTCTTAAGGAAGTTCGGAGAGAAGTTCTACGAAATAATCGCCGAAAGAGCTGACATGATTGACGAGCTGTTAAAAGAGATAGATAAAGATTGGGTAGAATTGGAAAAACTAATTGAAAAAATTACTCCTCCTTCTTCTCAAGAGTGA
- a CDS encoding response regulator, which translates to MGLKVLVVEDDPVVREILKTILKDHFVIEADNGEEAVKLYKYHKPDVVLMDIVLPDKDRIQATEEILKEDENAVIIGITAFAAAKKEAMLKAGAKEVIEKPLNRTKILEAIERYAKAK; encoded by the coding sequence ATGGGTTTAAAAGTGCTCGTAGTAGAAGACGACCCCGTGGTGAGGGAAATTCTGAAAACTATTTTAAAAGATCATTTCGTTATCGAAGCGGACAACGGCGAGGAGGCAGTTAAACTCTACAAGTACCACAAGCCGGATGTTGTTTTAATGGACATAGTTCTTCCGGACAAGGACAGGATACAAGCTACGGAAGAAATTCTCAAAGAGGACGAGAATGCGGTGATAATAGGGATTACCGCATTTGCCGCAGCGAAAAAAGAGGCTATGCTTAAAGCTGGAGCTAAGGAAGTTATCGAAAAACCGTTAAATAGGACGAAGATCTTAGAAGCTATTGAGAGGTATGCCAAAGCTAAGTGA
- a CDS encoding secondary thiamine-phosphate synthase enzyme YjbQ: protein MIVVETKRRSEVVDITDEVRRKVRESGVKSGIALVYTPHTTSGIIINEAESGLVEDIVEALDEIVPKISYRHNRIDNNADAHIKASIVGNSVIVPVENSELVLGTWQRILFVEFDGPRKRKVYVKVYEG from the coding sequence ATGATAGTGGTTGAAACTAAGAGAAGAAGCGAAGTTGTGGACATAACCGATGAGGTTAGGAGGAAAGTTAGAGAAAGCGGTGTGAAGAGCGGAATCGCTTTAGTTTACACTCCCCACACAACCTCCGGCATAATAATCAACGAAGCTGAAAGCGGATTGGTTGAAGATATCGTCGAAGCTCTAGACGAAATAGTTCCGAAAATCTCTTACAGGCATAACAGAATAGACAACAACGCAGACGCCCATATAAAGGCATCGATCGTCGGGAACTCGGTAATCGTGCCGGTGGAGAATTCGGAACTTGTTTTGGGAACCTGGCAAAGAATATTGTTCGTAGAATTCGACGGACCGAGAAAAAGAAAGGTTTACGTGAAAGTTTATGAAGGATAG
- a CDS encoding PAS domain-containing protein, translating into MVEFIVDLNGNVVWKDKKFAVVFDDKKKCYELIHKSEERPFFCPALRNEEKVFFCEYAGEDRIFEVTRIELEGKVYYHHRMKTLKETISEFVECELISSKAGVGYALIIDNKILKSHNCEAGSYEEIKSKYKLLAEIGCYFGDQTGKVLVFSKEDSLTSKVDEAFKILRVIENSEVVGMLIYQDDYFVYVNRGAEKVTGFSKEELMSKPFWEFAHESVREVVKERGRRRQRGEKVEPRVYVIPFITKAGEVKYGLFWFDNIIYNGKPAGITIFFDVTERIESEELFKSLFFSSPIGQYILVDKKFEIVNSTFEKITGYSLEELRGKYWYELVHEEDREKVRRCAVEMLKGLRNEPYEYRAVRKDGKVKWILESVVPIRYKGKRAVLGNFMDITERKELEELNERLLEYTTHLNRMLRHDLKNVLSAISLSTELLKEQKVNEKLTELIEKSVSKGFEIIESAKESEEVLKTGKLKEINLKDVLTKIEECYENVEINAEEVVVLADNTIFNVLTNLVENAFKHGGAKKVRISVRKEDEFAVITVEDDGKGIPKEIREKIFDYGFSYGEKAGNGMGLYVVKKAVERWGGRISVSDSDLGGAKFVIMLGCVECLRKKHS; encoded by the coding sequence ATGGTGGAGTTCATCGTCGATTTGAATGGAAATGTAGTTTGGAAGGACAAAAAATTTGCGGTGGTGTTTGATGATAAAAAGAAATGTTACGAGTTGATCCACAAATCCGAGGAAAGACCATTTTTTTGTCCAGCTCTAAGGAATGAAGAAAAAGTCTTCTTTTGCGAATACGCTGGAGAGGATAGAATTTTCGAAGTTACGAGAATCGAGCTTGAGGGTAAGGTTTACTACCACCACAGGATGAAAACTCTGAAAGAAACTATCTCGGAATTCGTTGAATGCGAGTTAATATCAAGCAAAGCTGGAGTCGGCTACGCTTTAATAATTGACAACAAAATCTTGAAATCTCACAATTGTGAAGCCGGAAGCTACGAGGAGATTAAGAGTAAGTACAAGCTTCTTGCCGAGATTGGGTGTTACTTCGGAGATCAGACTGGTAAGGTTTTAGTTTTCTCTAAGGAAGACTCGCTAACTTCAAAAGTCGACGAAGCTTTCAAAATCCTGAGGGTTATTGAAAACTCCGAAGTAGTTGGCATGCTGATATATCAGGACGACTACTTCGTCTACGTAAACAGAGGTGCAGAAAAAGTCACTGGATTTAGCAAGGAAGAGTTGATGTCTAAACCCTTCTGGGAGTTCGCCCACGAGTCTGTCAGGGAAGTTGTCAAGGAAAGAGGTAGGAGAAGGCAGAGAGGAGAAAAGGTTGAGCCGAGAGTTTACGTAATTCCCTTTATCACGAAGGCGGGCGAAGTAAAATACGGACTGTTTTGGTTCGACAACATAATTTACAATGGGAAACCTGCGGGAATAACGATTTTCTTCGACGTAACGGAAAGAATTGAAAGCGAAGAACTCTTCAAGAGTCTTTTCTTCTCCTCTCCAATTGGACAGTACATTCTCGTCGACAAAAAGTTCGAGATAGTCAACTCTACTTTCGAAAAAATTACCGGATACTCTCTGGAAGAGCTTAGAGGCAAGTACTGGTATGAGCTCGTTCACGAAGAGGATAGGGAGAAGGTCAGAAGGTGTGCCGTTGAAATGCTGAAAGGTTTGAGGAATGAACCCTACGAGTATCGAGCGGTACGTAAAGACGGAAAAGTCAAGTGGATTCTCGAGAGCGTCGTTCCTATAAGATACAAAGGAAAAAGAGCAGTGTTGGGGAACTTTATGGACATAACCGAAAGAAAAGAGCTCGAAGAACTCAATGAAAGGCTTTTAGAATACACGACGCACCTAAACAGAATGCTCAGGCACGATCTTAAGAATGTCCTCTCCGCAATCTCTCTTTCAACTGAGCTTCTCAAAGAGCAGAAAGTTAACGAGAAGCTCACGGAGCTGATAGAGAAATCCGTAAGTAAAGGGTTTGAAATCATAGAATCGGCGAAAGAGTCGGAGGAGGTATTAAAAACTGGAAAGCTTAAGGAAATTAACCTTAAGGACGTTTTAACGAAAATTGAAGAGTGCTACGAGAACGTGGAAATTAACGCTGAAGAAGTGGTTGTTCTGGCTGACAACACTATTTTCAACGTGCTAACCAATTTGGTTGAGAACGCATTCAAACACGGAGGAGCGAAGAAGGTGAGAATTTCGGTGAGAAAAGAGGACGAATTTGCCGTGATAACTGTGGAAGACGACGGAAAAGGAATTCCCAAGGAGATTAGAGAAAAAATATTCGACTACGGTTTCAGCTACGGAGAAAAAGCCGGTAATGGTATGGGGTTGTACGTCGTTAAAAAAGCCGTTGAGCGGTGGGGAGGAAGAATAAGCGTGAGCGATAGCGACCTCGGCGGAGCCAAATTTGTAATAATGCTCGGGTGCGTCGAATGCCTACGGAAAAAGCACTCTTAA
- a CDS encoding RlmE family RNA methyltransferase — MKDRQDYYYWKAKKEGYRSRAAYKLKQINAKFEIIKKGYHVLDLGASPGGWSQVAVELGADVVAVDLNPMKPIEGVVFIKGDITKEETKEEIRKIRDKFDVVLCDASPKITGKWDLDHFLSMELAKAAFDIAKEFLKPGGNFVVKLFQGAELEEVVREFKKYFRFKKLHAPPASRKRSAEIYFIGKGFGGKFRPKRD, encoded by the coding sequence ATGAAGGATAGGCAGGATTACTACTACTGGAAGGCTAAGAAGGAAGGATACAGAAGCAGAGCAGCTTACAAGCTCAAGCAGATAAATGCGAAGTTCGAGATAATCAAGAAGGGTTACCACGTTCTCGATCTCGGCGCCTCTCCCGGAGGATGGAGTCAGGTAGCTGTAGAGCTCGGAGCTGACGTTGTTGCCGTGGATTTGAATCCGATGAAACCCATCGAGGGGGTTGTTTTCATAAAAGGAGACATAACGAAAGAGGAGACGAAAGAGGAGATCAGGAAAATCAGAGACAAGTTCGATGTCGTTTTGTGCGACGCTTCTCCGAAAATAACCGGGAAATGGGATCTTGACCACTTCCTTTCAATGGAATTGGCGAAAGCCGCTTTCGACATTGCAAAAGAGTTCTTAAAGCCCGGAGGAAACTTCGTCGTTAAGTTGTTTCAGGGAGCGGAGTTGGAAGAAGTGGTGAGAGAATTTAAGAAGTATTTCAGGTTCAAAAAGCTTCACGCTCCTCCAGCTTCGAGAAAAAGGAGTGCCGAAATCTACTTCATAGGAAAGGGATTCGGAGGGAAGTTCAGACCGAAAAGAGACTAA
- a CDS encoding Clp1/GlmU family protein produces MIEGNTTILLENGKIEVLKGEAEVFGCRGKYFEAPKGKVLPVYFPEDSEARIEGNYIAVNGSTIPKSWEKFVEEDWNRIFLYGAVDTGKSSFCVFVSHKLDIDYVLDADVGQADISHPGSMALGKRRENAYLLSMFQLISCEFVGSISPMNREARCLRAFKKLVDRAGENLVIDTTGWIHGKRAVEYKLAKIEIAKPDVIVCFSDPPREFSDYEVFEAESFVIKKRDREMRAYIRGKSYEKWFENAREIEVSVDEVKLYFTSLFSGEKVEDEILFSFGDVIYAEKCGSSLNIYSENFDIGGEGLKALKEYYNVVEVNVVSPKDFENLLVGLYSDEYLCPGLIKEVDFEEKKIKVLASTSEKPKRIEFGEFKIENGREVFVRIP; encoded by the coding sequence ATGATCGAGGGAAATACGACGATCTTACTTGAGAACGGCAAAATTGAAGTTCTGAAAGGCGAAGCAGAAGTATTCGGTTGTAGAGGTAAATATTTCGAAGCCCCTAAAGGCAAAGTTCTGCCAGTTTACTTTCCCGAAGATAGCGAAGCGAGAATCGAAGGCAACTACATAGCTGTAAACGGAAGCACGATTCCGAAGAGCTGGGAGAAGTTTGTGGAAGAAGATTGGAACAGAATTTTTCTCTACGGAGCTGTAGATACGGGAAAAAGCAGTTTTTGCGTTTTCGTCTCTCACAAGCTCGACATAGACTACGTTCTCGACGCGGACGTTGGACAGGCTGATATATCTCATCCGGGAAGCATGGCTTTGGGGAAGAGAAGAGAAAATGCTTACTTGCTAAGCATGTTTCAGTTAATTTCCTGCGAATTCGTCGGAAGCATTTCTCCGATGAACAGAGAAGCGAGATGCTTGAGAGCTTTTAAAAAGCTCGTTGATAGAGCTGGAGAAAATCTTGTTATCGACACCACCGGATGGATCCACGGAAAGAGAGCTGTGGAGTACAAGCTTGCGAAAATAGAAATTGCGAAGCCGGACGTGATTGTTTGCTTTTCCGATCCGCCGAGAGAGTTTTCCGACTACGAAGTCTTTGAAGCTGAGAGTTTTGTGATAAAGAAGAGGGACAGAGAAATGAGAGCGTACATCAGAGGTAAGTCTTACGAAAAGTGGTTCGAAAATGCGAGAGAAATTGAAGTTAGCGTTGATGAAGTAAAGCTTTACTTCACTTCACTGTTTTCCGGAGAAAAAGTTGAAGACGAAATCCTATTTTCTTTCGGTGACGTGATTTACGCGGAAAAATGCGGAAGCTCGTTGAACATCTACTCTGAAAACTTCGACATAGGTGGAGAGGGGTTAAAAGCTTTGAAAGAGTACTACAACGTAGTGGAAGTTAACGTCGTAAGTCCGAAAGATTTTGAAAACCTTCTCGTAGGTCTTTATTCTGACGAATACCTCTGCCCCGGGTTGATAAAAGAGGTGGACTTCGAAGAGAAAAAAATAAAGGTTCTCGCGTCGACGAGCGAAAAACCTAAAAGGATAGAGTTCGGAGAATTTAAGATAGAAAACGGAAGAGAAGTTTTCGTAAGGATACCATGA
- a CDS encoding pyridoxamine 5'-phosphate oxidase family protein, with protein sequence MPKLSEILKFFENNCKKDFLVWIASYGKELHLAPVCFVLSREDKLVIAYNFVKKTVENIKKNPKVAVGVAKKVEGGFDGYLVKGRAEIHEKGEFFEEIKEFVEKESGGRRSPKAAIVVYPEKVYSLKPGEGKKRLI encoded by the coding sequence ATGCCAAAGCTAAGTGAGATTTTAAAATTTTTCGAAAACAACTGCAAAAAGGACTTTTTGGTGTGGATAGCAAGCTACGGCAAAGAATTGCACTTAGCACCGGTTTGCTTCGTTTTAAGCAGAGAAGATAAGCTCGTAATCGCTTACAATTTTGTGAAAAAGACCGTAGAAAACATTAAAAAGAATCCGAAGGTTGCTGTAGGAGTTGCGAAAAAAGTCGAAGGAGGTTTCGACGGTTACCTTGTTAAAGGAAGAGCTGAAATACACGAAAAAGGAGAATTCTTTGAAGAAATAAAAGAGTTCGTCGAGAAAGAGAGCGGTGGAAGGAGGAGCCCGAAAGCTGCGATAGTCGTTTATCCGGAAAAAGTGTACTCTCTCAAGCCGGGAGAAGGTAAGAAGAGGTTGATTTAG